TGGTTTTTCTTctggagaaaggaaaaaaaaggggaggagagaaatgtTTAAGACACAGCAAGTATCAAAATTTCATACTTAATTCTGATTCTAACCAGTGTCAACTAGATCCACACTGGGGTCCAATATGTCacttcagccactaggggtccctcaatcaaaacaataacaaaagaccttgCTTGATGAACTcctgaagcagcgtgggatcatgggagtttttgccttcaccaccattgccgatgaaaatctaccCGACACGATTCAGGCGCAAATCATGTTCCCGGGTGACGCCATgtattaaaattgtattcacgTTACGCAGCCAATGAATAATCGTGACCCATTATTAATGAATGaccaaacagtggaaggaaaaactggctaactggctagcagagCGTTTATCCTTCGTTGTACGTCGTTTGCCCCGGAGGTTATAGCAGAGATGAGCAGAGCCACGGGTAAAGCGAATAAGATGATATCAAAGgcgaataaaataaaacatttgttaccttgaataaaactggcgatttctctgggtttgaacattgttggaaacattttagaTAATGCATGAACACAAGTCGACAAGATATATAACACAGGTCTAGTTGttattagacattttaatgaaaaattgTTATACATTATATCTTTAACATTCTCACAGTCTGCTCTACAGTAATTTCACTTCATTGATTCGGTTGCACCTGCGTTTGCTGGTGGTAACgataaaaatgtctttacacTACAAGTCCCAGAGTTCCCTTTGAAATGACACATTTATTGATCACTGGGGCAAGACAATGGGCTTCAGGCAGCTATTTTGTTGCAAACTGTCACCAGGAAAACAAGCAGCCCTCGAGTTCTCCATAAATCTCTGGCGAGGCTTCTACCAAATGTACTCTGTTCAAAAAGCAAGGGAATTCCTGATTGTGACATTACATAACTACTGCACAGCTCATGAACTGTCATCTGAATTTCATCCACCGTGCCTGTGCTGTTCATGTGTTGCTGCTCTGCGTGCCGGGTGTCTGCAAATAGTCGAGCTAAAGAGACCCTCTAAAGCTTATATTGGTCAGAATATAATTCCCCATCATttgatataatatgatatataaatGACGTCTTGATGACgttattatgacattttattataacaatgtaaaaaaagtcCACACTGCCTGATTGGCGGCTGTGGCTCGGATTTAAGAGTGTTTcctccactaaccagaaggtagGCGTTCGATCCCCAGcccctccagtctgcattctgagTGCCCTTGGCCAAGCTACTGaaacccaaattgcccctgattGCTGTGCTGACAGAGGATGAATGGTGTGTGAATCAGAAAGAGCTGCATGGATGTGTGCGTGAAACAGTGAATGTGACTTGAAGGTGCTTTGGTGGTCGATTAGACTATAAATACAGTGTTACCCTGAGTGTATATACAGCATGTGCGGAGGGTTGCCTGGCACATCTGATGCATCTCATTTCCTCTGAATCCCTGGTGCATGTGCACAACATTTGAATCAAGCACGGAAACGGTAGAGCCCACCGCTAGTAAAACGAACTACCATGCAGGGAAGCAACtgatgaatgtaaatgtatttagtgGCTATAGCATGATAAATGCCAGCCATAGATAACATACAAAACTGACATTACAATTTTTAGGATTTTAGTTGTAATGTTATAAGTATGTGGTTGTGGCAAATCAACtacaaaactaaaacacttGGGTAACACTGGAGTAAGATGGTGCTTACAGTAAATAAAGAGATGACGGTGCCAAGTGGACTTCTCTCATATTTACATTCAGTGTTACCATAACACATTTACCCTCACTGTTGAAATGTGTGTCACCTCATCCGcgtatgtgtgtgcttgtatgtgtgcatgcacatCTTTGTGCATGTGGACGAGATAAACAAAACAGGGAAAGTAAAACTGCAAAACTCAAAAGGGAACCTTTAATTACAACTTTTAATTGTGTCTAGCAACAACAAATTAATGTTGTATTGCGACTGCTCTCTTGGTAATTCAAAGACGGGGCTTACATATTATTTCAAAATTGATTTCAAAACAACtttgtcaaaaagaaaaaatgtcacaaagttCAGTTCTGCAGTTTTCAGTAAGCTCAGtatttgcccccccccctctcgagAGACATAATTAAGCCTCTGTCCATTAAACTACAAAAGTAACATTGGTACATTTCAGCTATGTTTACAAAACCGGCTCAAGTAATAGTCTCATGTTCCTAACCCTTCTCTCAAGTGGTGTAACTGCAAGGCAAATAAAGTTTAGAAAGTTTGAAGGGGCTGCAGCACCCCCTATTGTCAAGTAGTGTAACTGCAAGCAAAATAAGTTTACTGAATTATATACCAGTAGAATTACAGCTGTGTCAGGCACAGTCCATCAAAACTAGAGTAAACGACCATGTGATGTAACGTAAGTTCCTAGTGCATACTTTTGGTCCTTTTGCTTTTACACTTCAATAATTCTAAAGGAGATTCATCCTCCATCTGCCAGACTGAATATAGACCTCCGCATTCTGTGAAACACTGCTCTTGTGGAATAAATTTGTGAgatgtaaaaatattaaataattttatatttattttaatatctgAATGATTGACAGTAATTATATGAAAAACAAGTCAAGGGGAGAACGTGAAAACTCCACTAAACTAAAGCTTGAAGATATTTAAACGTCCTACCAGTTTGAGGAAGTCGATGAGCTTGTATGCGTCTTCCCCGGTAGAGAGCTCCAGAAAGTCCCGTGGGATTCTGTAGCTGAGGCAGGGACTGGGCTGCACCGTCACCTCGCTGTTGGTGCAGCGGAACGCAGGGccctcctgcacacacagagaaaccatgatgatgaagctgttttactgtgttacacttttctttctcagttGAGCCTTCATCTGTGTACAAAcagacaatgaaataaaatgatctgTTGGAATAAAAGATGTTTGGTGATGGCTGACCTGCTGGTGGGCGACTTCTCCGGACGTCAGCTCCTCCCAACTGAACAGCAGCGAGTCTGTCACCTCTCCGAACGGGTTCAGGTCAATCAGCCACACTCtcccctgcaacacacacacaaagagaaatgagtGAAACGCGGTTTGCAAGGGGCGtgataatttattaatttataaaacaGAATTCATGAATGTGCTTACCTGGCTGTCTCTGTAGACAtcaaacacaactgcaaaacaaaaataattgtattcaTCACTGAACATCCCATAACTTAACATTTATATTACATCAACTAGTTTcacaaagacaaagtaaaaggtttttaaaaattgccttaaatttaattttgaaagTTTAGCAAATGTTACTCTAATGAACAATGAACACTAAAGGAATCTCGCACACATTATCAAATATTTCAGTGGTGAACTTTTGCCTTTCGTTCATTCCCAATCTGTGCGATCGAGAAGGCggataaaacatttgcttccttcGCTTGCATTTGCACATGTGTGACCACCATGCCTAAACAGGGACAAGCTGACCACCAGCAATGATGGTGAGGACAACAACTCCTATAATACCAAACTAGTCCATCTTTTGTAACAGTTTAGATTGAGAGAATCCTGTGTTAAACATACTTCATGACCTTAAGAAGTTAAAAGGAGTTTATAGAAAGtgtgaataaaagaaaaggaagctGGTGCTCACAGTCTTCGTCCAGGAAGTTGTACTGGATGTGCTGGCTGAAGAAGTCCTGTATGGCGTGACAgatctgctcctcctgcttcaAGACGTGCTGGTAATACTGAGTGTAGTCTCTCTGGGAGATAGCTGAGAGACGGGACAGATACAGCATCCGGTGAgattaaactgaatttaataCCTGTCTCGAAATAAGACGGCTGAACTAAATATAATGTTCAAACAATTAACTTATAGATATAATAGTTTAAAAGGTATTGTTTCATAAATAATTCCCCCTTAAGACATGTTCAGTTCCCTTTGGTTCCAGGATGTTTCCCTCATCAGTCAACTTGGCAGCTCACTTGGTAAAATGTGACAGAGCTGTGATAGTGTGTTTGGTTTACAACAGTAGCTGATGATGTGATAGTGAACGGTGGGTTTTTAccaatcagtttgttttctttgacaaaGCAGCGAAACTCTCCACCAGAAATCAGCTCGCTCCACTTTCTCAGGACCAGCTGAGGACAGAAGAAACACGAGTGATAAAACCTATAGGGGTGagcgtgtgagtgtgcatgtgtacacTTTATACACAGTGATACCTAAACACCGAGAGCATTACTGCTATTGCAACACAGGTGAGGTGGTATGTGTAAATTTAGCAAAATCTGATAATATTTGAAAAACTGTCAAGTTTCCCACATGATGGACCACTAAGTCATCTTAGGCACAGGTCAAgatgaatacatatatattaaaatacattcaaactAATTGGGACAATGTGTTATATAATATGTATGGTTTGTACCTCATAGTTGATAGCAGGATCTGGGGAGTCCTGGTCACTACAATGAAGGAATCTGCAAATGAAGAAATCaattaatattacaaatgtaaaatgaaagaaaaatgaaatgtgtgctCTGTAGCATCAATATGGAAAAGAAGAGTATTAAGGTCAGACATGAAGAAGAATGAGAAGAGGTagattttcttgtattttgcaTCTCGAGAATAACGTCAAAATGTTTCGATTAAACTTGACATTTCCAGATTTTAAGAAATTATCAAACTTCTAATGTTAGCACTTATGACTGCCTCTATAAAATGCCTTTTCAAGTTGAATTGATGAAATTGTTCTTCAGCAACTGTTTAAGTAACAAAGAAATTCtttgtcatgtcatccatctatactgtatataaagtatattgGTTACTCACTCTATCATACACTCTTCTGACTGAATCTGATGGACCAGAGCAGTTGACTTTATACtcaacatttcaactttattctgaaattgaaaaatgaaataaagagatgaaaataaatcttcctcctctcatcttttcCCTAATGCCGGACCTGGAACCTGTTCCACTGTTGTTTTCCTCAGAGaaagtttcaaataaaagttgtaaaagaaaaaggtcCACTACATAAGCATCTATCACACAAACAGCTTTCTTTAAGGCTGCGTGCTGCACTACATCACTCGCTGCAGTAAATGTTTGTCGAGCACAGTGAAGAAGCGTGAAACATAAATCGGCATTGCAGCGATTTCTCCAGCCGCCTCTCGTGTTTTACTGCAGATTCTGATCAGCCGGTGCACAGCGAGCCCGGTCAATTGTTGGTGTTGGCTGTCACAAGAGTCTATAAACTTCCGTCTTCCTGTCTCTCTACACGTTTTATGGAGTTTACGTCCGAGCTTTGGCTGGACCACTGAAGGACAGTCAGAGAATTACTCTGAAACCACCCCAGGGTTGTCTTGGCAATATACTTTGGGTCATTGTCGTGCAGGCAGTTCCTTGGACTTCATGGCTTGATTTTTGCCCTGACATGCACAGTGAATTGTGGGACCTTATATACACAGATGTGTGACTTTGTAAGCTATGTCCCATCAATTAAATTTAGCACAGGTGGACTCCAGTCAAGTTCTACTGACATCTGACCTGACCGCATGTTTTAACTCCGTCATTATGGATCGAGTTGCCATTAAGATCAAATGTATATAGAACACAGATAAAAATGTGAAGGAGTCTAAAtactttctctgtgtgtgtgtgtgtgtgtgtgtgtgtgtgtgtgtgtgtgtgttggtgttgttgGGCTGCAAGGCTTACGGCTGTGTGAGGTCGTGGGTGACGAAGTCTGAACTTTTGAAGAGCAAAAATATATCACTGAGGCTCTGACACTGCAGGGAACTGTTCAGAGCAATCCAGTTAGCAtcctggagaagagagagagagagacacacacatgaacattcTACGTTATGCCTCAGTGCTTCCTCATGCTGCGAATAAAAGAACAGGTCACATAGAAACACTTCTCTGAAGCTGAGGAGAGCAAACTGGGTTTTTTCCCTCAATTTTTCATAAAGCAGCAGCGTGCAGTGTCGTACCCGAGGAGCGCTCCAGTTGAGTTTAGGAAAGACGCAGCCACCCAGGGCGTTTATTGCCTCCAGCACTCTCGAGGTGAATTCTGGGAACTCAGGAGCCTGGCAGGCACAAACATTGATGCATTATTAAGTCATGTAGATGACACAAGCGTGAAGGTTACACAAAACACTTCTCCATAACAGTGAAGAGGAAGTATTCAGACAAGAGCTAGTTTCAGGTATTGAACACTGTTTTAATAAGAAACCGTTGATGTCCTTACTGTGGCAGTGGTGGTTGTCTCATCATCTGACCACTAGAGGGAAACAGAGAACAAGAAACAGGATTAGGTTAATAAACAATTACCAAAGAGGCTGATTGAGGAAAGTGATattttttctgaacattagagcatgaataCCTTTCCAAATAATAACCCAAATAAAACtaatgaacctgaat
Above is a genomic segment from Hippoglossus hippoglossus isolate fHipHip1 chromosome 23, fHipHip1.pri, whole genome shotgun sequence containing:
- the cdc123 gene encoding cell division cycle protein 123 homolog isoform X2, translated to MKKEQVVNCQFSVWYPIFKKHTIKSLILPLPQNVIDYLLDDGTLVVSGSDHDTQQTHSNNNDSDAEEDIQWSDDETTTTATAPEFPEFTSRVLEAINALGGCVFPKLNWSAPRDANWIALNSSLQCQSLSDIFLLFKSSDFVTHDLTQPFLHCSDQDSPDPAINYELVLRKWSELISGGEFRCFVKENKLIAISQRDYTQYYQHVLKQEEQICHAIQDFFSQHIQYNFLDEDFVFDVYRDSQGRVWLIDLNPFGEVTDSLLFSWEELTSGEVAHQQGPAFRCTNSEVTVQPSPCLSYRIPRDFLELSTGEDAYKLIDFLKLKKNQQEESEEEEEEETAQQ
- the cdc123 gene encoding cell division cycle protein 123 homolog isoform X1; this translates as MKKEQVVNCQFSVWYPIFKKHTIKSLILPLPQNVIDYLLDDGTLVVSGSDHDTQQTHSNNNDSDAEEDIQWSDDETTTTATAPEFPEFTSRVLEAINALGGCVFPKLNWSAPRDANWIALNSSLQCQSLSDIFLLFKSSDFVTHDLTQPFLHCSDQDSPDPAINYELVLRKWSELISGGEFRCFVKENKLIAISQRDYTQYYQHVLKQEEQICHAIQDFFSQHIQYNFLDEDFVFDVYRDSQGRVWLIDLNPFGEVTDSLLFSWEELTSGEVAHQQEGPAFRCTNSEVTVQPSPCLSYRIPRDFLELSTGEDAYKLIDFLKLKKNQQEESEEEEEEETAQQ
- the cdc123 gene encoding cell division cycle protein 123 homolog isoform X3 yields the protein MKKEQVVNCQFSVWYPIFKKHTIKSLILPLPQNVIDYLLDDGTLVVSGSDHDTQQTHSNNNDSDAEEDIQWSDDETTTTATAPEFPEFTSRVLEAINALGGCVFPKLNWSAPRDANWIALNSSLQCQSLSDIFLLFKSSDFVTHDLTQPFLHCSDQDSPDPAINYELVLRKWSELISGGEFRCFVKENKLIAISQRDYTQYYQHVLKQEEQICHAIQDFFSQHIQYNFLDEDFVFDVYRDSQGRVWLIDLNPFGEVTDSLLFSWEELTSGEVAHQQEGPAFRCTNSEVTVQPSPCLSYRIPRDFLELSTGEDAYKLIDFLKLKNQQEESEEEEEEETAQQ